A stretch of Imperialibacter roseus DNA encodes these proteins:
- a CDS encoding ATP-binding protein, protein MIPREIQRQIQTLLTEFPAVAILGPRQVGKTTLADAIAKTMKSKSVYLDLELPSDLSKLHEPEQYFELHKGKLIILDEIQRAPELFSILRGVIDHRKREGYTSGQFLILGSASLDLLKQSSESLAGRIAFTELTGLSINETYNHKTDNINRLWLRGGFPDSYTAPSDQSSFRWRSNFISTYLERDIPQLGSRIPATTLRRLWTMLAHSQGSQVNMSTLATGLDTSVTSIKRYLDLLEDLLLIRTLRPWAGNIGKRLVKSPKVYIRDSGLTHSLLNLITMDDLLGHTIAGLSWEGFVMENMLSNLKLGSTPWFYRTSAGAEIDLIIEKPGGGNFAIEIKKSLTPVLSKGFYHACEDVRAVERFVVYPGTEEYSIGNGVIAIPVGNAMQLLQ, encoded by the coding sequence ATGATTCCAAGAGAGATTCAAAGACAAATACAGACACTGCTAACAGAATTTCCTGCAGTTGCGATACTTGGGCCAAGGCAGGTAGGCAAAACGACGCTCGCCGACGCTATTGCAAAAACAATGAAATCCAAATCCGTCTACCTAGACCTCGAGCTTCCGTCAGATCTCTCGAAGCTGCATGAGCCAGAACAATACTTCGAACTTCACAAAGGCAAGCTGATCATCCTCGATGAGATACAAAGAGCGCCAGAGTTATTCTCGATTCTGCGAGGAGTTATCGATCACCGTAAACGTGAAGGTTATACATCGGGGCAATTTCTAATTCTCGGGTCTGCCTCTCTGGATCTTTTAAAACAATCTTCTGAATCATTAGCAGGACGGATTGCTTTTACTGAGTTGACCGGACTTTCCATTAACGAAACTTATAACCACAAGACCGACAATATCAATCGGTTGTGGTTAAGAGGCGGATTTCCTGATAGCTACACTGCCCCATCAGATCAATCCAGCTTTCGGTGGCGTTCCAATTTCATTTCCACCTATCTGGAAAGAGACATTCCTCAGCTCGGTTCCAGAATTCCCGCCACCACCTTACGAAGGCTTTGGACAATGCTTGCGCACTCGCAAGGCTCTCAAGTCAACATGTCAACTTTGGCAACCGGGCTTGACACCTCCGTCACCTCTATCAAGCGCTACCTTGATCTCCTTGAAGACTTACTTCTCATCAGAACGTTACGACCATGGGCTGGAAACATAGGCAAAAGGCTTGTCAAATCACCCAAAGTTTATATCCGGGACAGCGGGCTTACTCACTCCCTTCTTAACCTGATAACTATGGATGATTTATTGGGTCACACCATTGCAGGACTAAGCTGGGAAGGCTTTGTTATGGAAAACATGTTGTCGAATTTGAAGTTAGGTAGTACACCATGGTTTTACAGAACATCAGCAGGAGCAGAAATTGACCTCATTATTGAAAAGCCAGGAGGAGGTAACTTCGCCATCGAAATCAAAAAATCTTTGACCCCAGTACTTTCGAAGGGATTTTATCACGCCTGTGAAGATGTCAGGGCCGTAGAACGTTTTGTGGTTTACCCAGGTACTGAAGAATACTCTATCGGCAATGGTGTAATAGCGATACCAGTAGGTAATGCTATGCAATTACTCCAATAA
- a CDS encoding transglutaminase-like domain-containing protein, whose translation MSVEVINEGELKALVSLLDDDDTEVSTHVEGKIMSLGTTIIPFLEGEWEKSFNPTVQRRLEDMIHTLQFDLLQERLKAWMDEREDNLLEGLWLIATYQYPDLELSKLVRDFEQLFVDVWTEHNPELSPFDQVKMLNSAIFGKLKFSANTKHFHSPANSMINTVLESRKGNPISLCVVYMLIAQKLDMPVKGVNLPNLFILTYKTEKLQFYINVFNKGLVFSKEDINNYIEHLHLVPQESYYQPCANLEIIRRIMRNLIVSFDKLGDYHRTDEIKILLKVLGDEEIY comes from the coding sequence ATGAGTGTAGAGGTGATCAATGAGGGAGAGCTAAAAGCGCTGGTGTCGTTGCTTGACGACGACGACACAGAGGTGAGCACTCATGTGGAGGGCAAAATAATGTCGCTTGGCACGACCATTATTCCGTTTTTGGAAGGAGAATGGGAAAAAAGCTTCAATCCAACTGTTCAGCGAAGACTGGAGGACATGATTCATACGCTTCAGTTCGATCTTTTGCAGGAGCGATTGAAGGCGTGGATGGATGAGAGGGAAGACAACCTGCTTGAAGGCTTGTGGTTGATTGCGACCTACCAATACCCCGACCTGGAGCTCAGCAAGCTGGTAAGAGACTTTGAACAGCTTTTTGTGGACGTTTGGACGGAGCATAACCCTGAGTTGAGTCCGTTTGACCAGGTGAAGATGTTGAACAGTGCCATCTTCGGAAAACTGAAGTTCAGCGCCAATACAAAGCATTTTCATTCACCCGCCAACTCAATGATCAATACGGTGCTTGAGTCGAGAAAAGGCAATCCCATCTCGTTGTGCGTGGTTTACATGCTGATAGCGCAGAAGCTCGATATGCCTGTGAAAGGCGTGAACCTCCCGAATCTGTTTATCCTTACTTACAAAACGGAAAAGCTTCAGTTTTACATCAATGTATTCAACAAAGGGTTGGTGTTCAGCAAAGAAGACATCAACAATTACATTGAGCATTTACACCTCGTTCCTCAGGAATCTTATTATCAGCCGTGCGCTAACCTCGAAATCATAAGGCGTATCATGAGAAACCTGATCGTTTCTTTTGATAAGCTGGGCGACTACCATCGCACCGATGAAATAAAGATACTATTGAAGGTGTTGGGGGATGAAGAGATTTATTAA
- a CDS encoding acyl-CoA carboxylase subunit beta, with translation MNLEFNKNEDALRLLVSELNQKLAEVKKGGGTKKIDAQHAKGKLTARERIHHLIDPESEFLEVGALVGDGMYEEHGGCPSGGVVVGIGYVSKRQCVIVANDATVKAGAWFPVTAKKNLRAQEIAIENKLPIIYLVDSAGVFLPMQDEIFPDKEHFGRQFRNNALMSSMGIVQVAAIMGSCVAGGAYLPIMSDEALIVEGTGSIFLAGSYLVKAAVGEDVDSETLGGASTHCEISGVTDNRYPNDEACLDAVRKIFDKIGAPEHAGFDRIKAELPLDEQKLSGLFPVDRVKPYDMLEVIKCMVDRSEFDEYKPEYGKTLICGHGRVDGWAVGIVANQRKIVKAKKGSGAASEMQMGGVIYSDSADKAARFIMNCNQRKIPLVFLHDVSGFMVGSRAEHGGIIKDGAKMVNAVANSVVPKFTFILGNSYGAGNYAMCGKAYDPRLIYAWPTAQIAVMSGSSAAKTLLQIKVSTLKGQGKEITPEAEKELLDEITDSYNKKLSPYYAASQLWVDGIIDPSDTRKIISMGIEAANHAPITRPFNVGIIQT, from the coding sequence ATGAATCTGGAATTCAACAAAAATGAAGATGCGCTAAGGCTCCTCGTTAGTGAACTCAATCAGAAACTTGCCGAAGTAAAAAAAGGTGGTGGCACTAAAAAAATAGACGCCCAACATGCCAAAGGAAAGCTCACCGCCAGGGAGAGGATACACCACCTGATCGATCCCGAATCGGAGTTTCTGGAAGTGGGTGCGCTCGTGGGAGATGGTATGTATGAGGAGCATGGCGGTTGTCCTTCCGGAGGTGTTGTTGTCGGGATTGGCTATGTAAGCAAACGGCAGTGCGTGATAGTGGCCAACGATGCCACTGTAAAGGCCGGTGCCTGGTTCCCCGTCACAGCCAAAAAGAACCTAAGGGCCCAGGAAATCGCTATTGAAAACAAACTTCCGATCATTTACCTCGTCGACAGTGCTGGCGTTTTTCTGCCTATGCAGGATGAAATATTCCCTGATAAGGAGCACTTCGGGCGGCAGTTCCGCAACAACGCCCTGATGTCGAGCATGGGAATTGTGCAGGTGGCGGCCATTATGGGTAGTTGTGTGGCTGGTGGTGCCTATTTGCCTATCATGTCCGATGAAGCGCTGATTGTGGAGGGAACAGGTTCCATTTTTCTTGCTGGCAGCTATTTGGTAAAAGCAGCCGTCGGTGAGGATGTAGACAGCGAAACGCTCGGGGGTGCTTCCACTCACTGCGAAATATCGGGGGTTACTGATAATAGGTATCCAAATGACGAAGCATGTCTCGATGCAGTAAGGAAGATTTTTGACAAGATAGGGGCTCCGGAGCATGCGGGCTTTGACCGGATAAAAGCTGAACTACCACTTGATGAGCAAAAGCTGTCTGGCCTCTTTCCTGTAGATAGGGTCAAACCCTACGACATGCTGGAAGTGATCAAGTGTATGGTGGACAGATCCGAATTTGATGAGTACAAACCCGAATACGGAAAGACGCTCATTTGCGGACACGGAAGAGTCGACGGATGGGCAGTGGGGATTGTGGCCAACCAACGGAAGATAGTGAAAGCAAAAAAGGGCTCTGGAGCTGCCTCAGAAATGCAAATGGGCGGAGTGATTTATAGCGATTCGGCTGATAAAGCGGCCCGTTTTATTATGAACTGCAACCAACGAAAGATACCGCTCGTTTTTCTTCACGACGTGAGCGGGTTCATGGTGGGGAGCCGGGCTGAGCATGGCGGCATCATAAAGGACGGCGCAAAGATGGTCAACGCTGTGGCTAATTCGGTGGTGCCCAAGTTTACTTTCATTCTTGGCAATTCATATGGTGCTGGCAACTATGCCATGTGTGGCAAGGCCTATGACCCGAGGTTGATTTACGCCTGGCCAACGGCCCAGATTGCCGTAATGAGTGGCAGCTCTGCGGCCAAAACGCTCTTGCAAATCAAAGTATCAACCCTCAAAGGGCAGGGAAAGGAAATAACACCGGAGGCTGAGAAGGAACTCCTGGACGAGATTACCGACAGCTACAATAAGAAGTTAAGCCCTTACTATGCGGCTTCTCAGCTATGGGTGGATGGGATCATTGATCCCTCCGATACCAGAAAAATTATTTCCATGGGCATTGAAGCGGCCAATCATGCCCCTATTACCAGACCATTCAACGTGGGAATTATTCAAACATAA
- a CDS encoding MlaD family protein: MRFSKEFKVGLFTIVSGALLYYGFNFLKGTDFFSNTSKYYALYETIDGLKVANSVIVNGYSVGRISKIRILQDRGNQVLVEMTIDEDIILTDSTRAKLYNVDFLGSKAIELSIDDVGMPIEDGDTLISEIDKGITDFLKESAAPVADNLGITIRRINEILLGLQGSGEKINSTIGELQVMAHQVNGIIGENKEELNNVMISFQELAAQLSQTIKRIDPILVNANGAIEKVNALELQATLDETQELLSHVNTTLDMFNKGEGTVGRLLKEDSIYSNLNKTIEDLDSLVVHINAYPKHFFAPLGKSRKKIEKDLARDKN, translated from the coding sequence GTGAGATTTTCTAAAGAATTTAAAGTAGGCTTATTTACTATTGTATCTGGAGCACTGCTATACTACGGCTTCAATTTTTTGAAGGGAACCGACTTTTTTTCCAATACCAGCAAATACTATGCACTTTACGAGACCATTGATGGCTTAAAAGTGGCTAACTCGGTCATAGTGAACGGGTATTCTGTTGGACGGATTAGCAAAATCCGCATCCTGCAGGATAGGGGCAATCAGGTTCTGGTGGAAATGACCATCGACGAGGACATCATATTGACTGACTCAACAAGGGCAAAACTGTACAATGTCGACTTCCTGGGGAGCAAGGCCATCGAGCTTAGCATCGACGATGTTGGGATGCCTATCGAGGATGGCGACACGCTGATTTCCGAGATAGACAAAGGAATTACCGATTTTCTTAAAGAAAGTGCCGCACCGGTGGCCGATAACCTTGGCATAACCATCAGAAGAATCAACGAGATTCTTTTAGGCCTGCAGGGTAGTGGCGAAAAGATCAACAGCACTATTGGCGAGCTTCAGGTGATGGCCCACCAGGTCAACGGCATTATTGGTGAGAACAAGGAAGAGCTCAACAATGTCATGATTTCGTTTCAGGAGCTGGCCGCTCAGCTTAGCCAAACCATCAAGCGGATTGACCCGATTTTGGTCAATGCCAATGGAGCTATTGAAAAAGTAAATGCACTGGAGCTACAAGCCACCCTCGATGAGACGCAAGAACTTCTTTCACATGTGAATACTACACTCGACATGTTCAATAAAGGGGAGGGCACGGTAGGCCGCTTGCTCAAAGAAGATTCAATCTATTCCAACCTGAACAAAACCATCGAGGATCTTGACAGCCTGGTAGTTCATATCAATGCATATCCCAAGCATTTCTTTGCTCCGCTGGGCAAAAGCAGGAAGAAAATCGAAAAGGACCTGGCGAGGGACAAAAATTGA
- a CDS encoding N-acetylmuramoyl-L-alanine amidase family protein has product MKNIVLLLSFSLLLVAASYSPIGLHDYRVRKVVIDAGHGGKDPGTHGKISKEKDIALKIALELGQTIKKYLPDVEVLYSREDDSFPSLHDRALFANRNNADLFISIHCNWVANPSVEGTETYVMGLHKSDANFDVAKRENAVILQEENSEVYEGFDPNSPESYILFSLTQSAYQQNSLSLASKIEHQFKTRVGKHSRGVKMAGFWVLWETSMPSVLVETGYLSNEKEEKELNDPLQQSYIASGIFRAFRDYKNEIESMN; this is encoded by the coding sequence GTGAAAAATATTGTCTTATTACTTTCATTTTCACTGCTTCTGGTTGCTGCATCCTATTCCCCAATTGGGCTTCACGACTACCGGGTAAGGAAGGTTGTGATTGATGCCGGACATGGCGGCAAGGATCCTGGAACACACGGAAAGATATCCAAAGAGAAGGATATAGCATTGAAAATAGCCCTGGAATTGGGCCAAACAATCAAGAAATATCTTCCTGATGTAGAAGTCCTCTATTCCAGAGAGGATGATTCCTTCCCTTCTTTGCATGATAGGGCGCTATTTGCCAATAGAAACAACGCTGATCTTTTTATTTCTATACACTGTAATTGGGTGGCAAACCCATCTGTTGAAGGCACCGAAACCTATGTAATGGGACTTCACAAGAGCGATGCTAACTTCGATGTAGCCAAAAGAGAAAACGCCGTTATCCTCCAGGAGGAGAACTCCGAAGTGTATGAAGGCTTCGATCCCAACTCTCCCGAGTCGTATATCCTGTTTAGTTTAACCCAAAGTGCTTACCAGCAAAATAGCCTTAGTTTGGCGTCAAAAATTGAGCATCAGTTCAAAACAAGGGTAGGTAAGCACAGCCGGGGGGTAAAAATGGCAGGTTTTTGGGTGCTTTGGGAAACTTCCATGCCCAGTGTTTTGGTTGAAACAGGGTATCTTAGTAACGAGAAGGAAGAAAAAGAACTCAACGATCCCTTACAGCAATCGTATATAGCTTCTGGCATCTTTCGGGCATTCAGAGATTACAAGAATGAGATTGAGTCAATGAACTAA
- a CDS encoding putative LPS assembly protein LptD has product MLSIKNALLLAIGIIISTWGHGQNLGQKSGQDSVAIGEQLPILKGDTLVPKPEQRFLGSDTLSLPGSDFFQNMDIDSLVNEQLAADTLKSDSAKVAKEIPKSDIETAIKYEAADSIFLDVNTQRVMLYGEGKINYGKIELQGSRIDIDWPTNTIKANYTTDSLGKKVGVPVFTEGDESYNAQDMTYNFKTRKALVNGIVTQQGDAYMHGEKVKMNASSELFIRNAKYTTCNLEDPHFHIASSKLKVIPGNKVVSGHFNLHFRSIPTPLGFAFGMFPQPKKKVSGVLVPKYGEERRRGFFLKDGGYYFAINDYMDLALTAQVFSKGSYGATSDFRYKKRYAFNGNMNLSYNRNKGENEEDSLSTKDYWIRWSHTPETKGTFRISSSVNAGSSTYSQNNYQSVQFNTNSQFNSSVSMSKTFTGTPFNASLNFRQSQNVQTKSMTISAPEFTLNTNRFFPLAWITSGNASVLDKLSVSHNFSLKNEFNNTNPNYNANIDGSEQYLPVNSDNLPGMLRNSKNGGRHSVPISTTFNVLKFISVSPSFNYTEWWYLKELNRRWDDEQKEVVTDTVRGFSRAGSYSFGTGFSTRLYGMVFVKGEKVEAIRHVITPTISLSYSPDFSEERFGVYQNVQSDSLGRTKLYSKYDGFVFGGPGLGKSGSIGFSLNNNFEMKVRDRKDSTQEFKKVKLLDNLSISSGYNLLADSFNLSTIGFTTRTLLFNKLDINYRMTLDPYLYVLDSTTNTGGVRKVYQTKVDEYTWNHGQGIGNLSNASIALSTSLNPKAQKEQNKDKESEFGTEEEKDYIRTHPDQYVDFNIPWDLRLSYNVDFRKTGFADPVVTQSFTMNGNTSITENTKITFSSGYDFKNKEITQTRLGIIRDIHCWELSVDWTPFGRFTSYSVTLRAKSALLQDLKLSKQRSFFDSF; this is encoded by the coding sequence ATGCTCTCAATAAAAAATGCCTTACTACTTGCTATCGGCATCATTATATCCACATGGGGGCATGGGCAAAATTTAGGCCAGAAATCGGGACAAGATAGCGTAGCCATCGGAGAGCAACTCCCCATTTTGAAAGGAGATACGCTGGTGCCAAAACCAGAGCAAAGGTTTTTAGGCAGCGACACGTTGAGTTTACCAGGGAGTGATTTCTTTCAAAACATGGATATCGACTCCCTGGTTAACGAGCAATTAGCGGCGGACACTTTGAAATCCGATTCCGCCAAGGTGGCCAAAGAAATCCCTAAAAGCGATATCGAAACGGCCATTAAATACGAGGCGGCAGATTCCATTTTTTTGGACGTAAACACCCAAAGAGTGATGCTCTATGGTGAAGGGAAAATTAACTACGGCAAAATCGAGCTTCAGGGAAGTAGAATAGACATCGACTGGCCTACGAATACAATCAAAGCCAACTATACGACAGATTCATTGGGAAAGAAAGTCGGTGTGCCCGTGTTCACCGAGGGTGATGAGAGCTACAATGCTCAGGACATGACTTACAACTTCAAAACCAGAAAGGCGCTTGTAAACGGGATTGTCACCCAGCAAGGCGATGCCTACATGCACGGTGAAAAAGTAAAAATGAATGCCAGCAGCGAGCTTTTTATCAGGAATGCCAAATATACCACTTGTAACCTCGAAGATCCCCACTTTCACATAGCCTCCAGTAAACTGAAAGTGATCCCTGGCAATAAGGTCGTTTCGGGGCATTTCAATCTTCATTTCAGGTCTATCCCAACACCCCTGGGTTTTGCTTTCGGTATGTTTCCGCAGCCGAAAAAGAAAGTATCGGGTGTGCTGGTCCCCAAATATGGAGAAGAACGGCGGAGGGGCTTCTTTTTGAAAGACGGGGGCTACTACTTCGCCATCAACGACTATATGGACTTGGCGCTGACCGCCCAGGTTTTCTCCAAAGGCAGCTACGGTGCAACGTCTGACTTCCGATACAAAAAGCGTTATGCTTTCAATGGCAATATGAACCTGTCGTACAACAGGAATAAGGGCGAAAATGAAGAGGACAGCCTGTCGACCAAAGACTATTGGATCAGGTGGAGTCATACCCCAGAAACAAAAGGAACGTTCCGGATTTCGTCGTCAGTAAACGCAGGCAGCTCCACCTATAGCCAAAATAACTACCAGAGTGTGCAATTCAACACCAACTCACAGTTCAACTCCAGCGTGAGTATGAGCAAAACGTTCACAGGCACACCATTCAATGCCTCGCTCAACTTCAGGCAAAGCCAGAACGTGCAAACCAAATCGATGACCATATCGGCGCCGGAGTTTACACTGAACACCAACCGGTTTTTCCCACTTGCATGGATTACCTCCGGAAATGCCTCTGTGCTTGATAAGCTGAGTGTTTCACACAATTTTAGCCTTAAAAACGAATTCAACAACACCAACCCAAACTACAATGCCAATATTGATGGGTCTGAACAGTACCTGCCCGTCAATTCCGACAATCTTCCGGGCATGCTTCGTAACTCCAAAAATGGCGGACGGCATTCGGTACCAATTTCCACCACCTTTAATGTACTTAAATTTATCAGCGTCAGCCCCAGCTTTAATTACACTGAATGGTGGTACCTGAAAGAGCTCAACAGGCGATGGGACGACGAGCAAAAAGAAGTGGTTACCGATACGGTTCGTGGCTTTAGCCGGGCCGGATCTTATAGTTTCGGGACAGGTTTCTCCACGAGGCTTTACGGTATGGTGTTCGTAAAAGGAGAAAAAGTGGAAGCTATTCGCCATGTAATCACACCGACCATCTCCCTATCCTACTCGCCTGACTTTTCGGAAGAAAGGTTCGGTGTCTATCAAAATGTCCAAAGTGACTCGCTGGGGAGAACGAAGTTGTATTCAAAATACGACGGGTTTGTGTTTGGTGGGCCGGGCCTGGGGAAATCGGGCAGCATCGGCTTTTCGCTCAACAACAACTTTGAGATGAAAGTACGAGACAGAAAGGACAGCACCCAGGAGTTCAAAAAAGTGAAGCTGCTCGACAACCTGTCCATCAGCTCCGGTTACAACCTGCTAGCCGACTCCTTTAACCTGAGCACAATAGGCTTTACCACCAGAACGCTACTATTTAACAAATTGGACATTAACTACAGGATGACGCTTGATCCGTATTTGTACGTGCTTGACAGCACCACCAACACCGGCGGTGTACGTAAGGTATATCAAACAAAAGTGGATGAATACACCTGGAACCACGGCCAGGGAATAGGAAATTTAAGTAATGCAAGTATTGCTTTAAGCACCAGTCTTAACCCAAAGGCACAAAAAGAGCAAAATAAAGACAAGGAAAGTGAGTTTGGCACTGAAGAAGAAAAAGACTACATCCGGACGCACCCCGATCAGTATGTAGATTTCAATATCCCATGGGACCTGCGGCTGAGTTACAATGTGGACTTTAGGAAAACAGGGTTTGCTGACCCGGTAGTGACGCAGTCGTTCACGATGAATGGCAATACGTCCATCACCGAAAACACCAAGATCACATTCAGCTCCGGCTACGACTTCAAAAACAAAGAAATAACGCAAACCAGGCTCGGCATCATTCGGGATATCCACTG